In Gemmatimonadota bacterium, the sequence TTCGTCACCATCCTCAACGACTTCGGCGACATGCCGCGCACCATGAAGCAGCTGGCGCTGGTGCAGTTCTTCTCGTGGTTCGCGCTGTTCGCCATGTGGATCTACACCACGCCGGCGGTCACCGCGCACCTCTACGGCGCCACCGACGCCACCTCGGCGCGGTACAACGAGGGGGCCAACTGGGTGGGGGTCGGGTTCGGGGCCTACAACGGCGTGGCGGCCCTGGTGGCCTTCGCCATCCCGGTGCTGGCCCAGCGCACCAGCCGCAAGGTGGCGCACGCGATCTGCCTCTGCTGTGGCGCGCTCGGCCTGCTCTCCATCCTGGTGCTCGAGGACCCGCGCCTGCTGCTCGGCTCGATGGTCGGGGTGGGCATCGCGTGGGCCAGCATCCTGGCCATGCCCTACGCCATCCTCACGGGCTCGCTGCCGCCATCGAAGATGGGCTATTACATGGGCGTGTTCAACTTCTTCATCGTGATCCCGCAGATCGTCGCGGCCGCGATCCTCGGCTTCTTCGTGCAGCGGTTCTTCGGCGGCGAGGCGATCTACGCGCTCGCCATCGGCGGGGGCTCCCTCCTCCTCGCCGCCCTGCTCACCCTCCGGGTCGAGGACCGGGACGACGCCCAGACCACGCCATGGCACCCCGGCTTCCCACCCTCGGCCTGATCCTCGCCGGGGCCGCGCTCACGACGGCGTGCCAGCGCCCGGCCCGGCCCGCGGCCGAGCCCGCAACGACCGTGCCCGCCACCACGCCCGCGGCTGCGCGGTACTGGAACAGCGCCACCATCTACTTCCTGCTCACGGATCGCTTTGCCAACGGGGATACGGCCAACGACCATGCCCTCGGCCGCACCCGGGACGGGGCGCTGCTCCGCAACTTCGACGGGGGCGACCTCGCGGGGGTGCGGCAGCGCATCGAGTCGGGATACTTCGACAGCCTCGGCGTCACGGCTCTGTGGCTCACGCCCTTCGTGGAGCAGATCCACGGCAGCGTCGACGAGGGCACGGGAAAGACCTACGGCTACCACGGCTACTGGGCCCGCGACTGGACCGCGGTGGATCCGGCGCTCGGCACCCGGGAGGAACTCAAGGCGCTGGTCGACGCCGCCCACCAGCGCGGCATCCGGGTGCTCATGGACGCGGTGATCAACCACCCCGGCCCCGTCACGCCGCAGGACCCCGCGTGGCCCGCCGACTGGGTCCGCACAGAGCCGCAGTGCAGGTATGACAGCTACGCCAGCACCACCGACTGCACCCTGGTGCCCACGCTGCCGGACATCCGCACCGACCGCGACTCCGCGGTGGCGCTGCCGCCGGCCCTCGCGGACAAGTGGCGCGCGGAGGGACGGCTTGCCCAGGAGGAGGCGGGGCTCGAGGCCTTCTTCCGCCGGACCGGATACCCGCGCGCGCCGCGATACTACCTGATCAAGTGGCTGACCGACTGGGTGCGGGACTTTGGCTTCGACGGCTACCGGCTCGACACCGCCAAGCACTTCGGGGAGGCGGTGAGCGCAGAGCTCAAGCGGGAGGCCTCGCTGGCCTACGAGGACTGGAAACGCGCGCACCCGGCGGAGGTGCTCGACAGCCTGCCGTTCTACATGGTGGGCGAGGTCTACGGCTACGGGCCCGGCGGGGGGCGGGCGTACGACTTCGGCGACCGGACGGTGGACTACTTCGCCTTCGGGTTCGACGCGCTGATCAACTTTGCCTTCAAGGCGGAGGCACACGGTTCGCTGGATTCGCTGTACACCCGTTACGCCAGCGCGCTGCAGGGAGGGGACCTGGCCGGCGTGGCCCTGCTCAACTACGTGAGCTCGCATGACGATGGCGGGCCCTATGACCCGGCGCGGGAAGACCCGCTCGGCGCCGGCACCCGGCTGCTGCTGGCCCCGGGCGGCGCGCAGGTCTACTACGGCGATGAGCTGGCGCGACCGCTGCAGGTGCCGGGCGCCAACGGCGACGCCAACCTCCGCTCTCCGATGAACTGGCCCGACCTGGCCAGCGGCGGGCGCGCTGCCACGACCCTGGAGCACTGGCGCCGGCTGGGCCGGTTCCGCCGCGCGCACCCCGCCGTGGGCGCCGGGGCGCACCAGACGCTGCAGGCGTCCCCGTTCATCTTCAGCCGCACCCTCGACGCCGACCGGGTGCTGGTGGCGCTGGACCAGCCCGCGGGTCGCAAGACGATCCAGGTCTTCGGCCTCTTTGCCGATGGGACCACGCTGACGGATGGCTACTCCGGCCAGCAGGCGACGGTCACGGGCGGCACGGTCACCCTCACCACCCCGGACCGGCTCCTCCTGCTCTCCCGGTAGGCGCCGGCCCGGAGCGGCGTCGCGAGGGTTCGTCACGCATCCGATTGCGACCAGGAACTCCCTGGCCACCGCTATCATGGGGTCGCGCCGGGGAGGCCCATGAGCCTGGTCGAGCATGACACCAACCACCTGAGCCAGGCCACCATCGGTGCCGCCATCGAGGTGCACCGTCACCTGGGGCCGGGGCTCCTCGAATCCAGCTACCAGGCGTGTCTCGGCCGTGAGCTGGAGCTGCGGGGTATCAGCTACGAGCGCGAGGTCGTGCTGCCGCTCGAGTACAAGGGTGAGCGGCTCGCCAAGTGCTACGTGATCGACCTGGTGGTGGGCGGGACGCTGCTGGTCGAGATCAAGGCGGTCGAGCGGCTGATGCCGATCCACACCGCCCAGCTGATCACCTACCTGCGGCTCAAGGGACTGTCGGCGGGGCTCCTGGTCAACTTCCACGTGGAGCAGCTGGTCCGCGGGGTCCGGAGGGTTCTCCTGTAGTCATCTCCGTGCCTCCGGGGCAAGTACTGCCCATCAATGCATCACGGCGACACGAGGAGCACGGATCCCCCCCTCTCCGTCCTCCGTGCCTCCGTGGTGAGTACCGTCCACAAAGGCACCACGGAAACACGAAGAGCACGGAGCCCCCCCTCCGCGTCCTCCGTGCCTCCGTGGTGAGTACCGTCCACAAAGGCACCACGGAGACACGAAGAGCACGAAGCGACTCACCCGCCTCCGTGCCCTCCGTGCCTCCGTGGTGAGAACCGTCCACGAAGGCACCACGGAGCCACGAAGGGCACAAGGCCAGACAAGCACCTCCGTGGTGATCCCTCCGTGAAGTCCTACTCCCGCACCCACACCCGCGCCCCGTGGGCCGGCAGCACTCCCCGGAGGGAATCGCTCACCGTCACGACCTTGTCCTCCACCGGAAAGATCGCCCGGTAGTCCCCGGCGGCCGGCACGGCGATCTCCACGGCCACGTCCGAGGCGTTGAACGCCACGATGGCCTCCTCGCCTGCCAGGGTCCGGCCATACGCCAGCACGCCACGCCGATCGTCGGTGACCAGCCATCGCGTGGCGCCGTCCACCCACAGGCGGAGGTGCGCCTTCCGGAGGGCAATCAGCTCCCGGTAGGTGCGGAGCAGCGCGGTGTCCGCCGCCACGGGATCGCGACGTCGCGTCCGGCCCAGCGGGTCCGCTGCCTCGTCCTCGTAGGTGAGGTCCGCCCAGAGCATCGGCTTCCGCTCGTCGGGATCGTCCGCGCCCCACATGCCCACCTCGTCGCCGTTCCAGATGTGCGGCGCGCCGGTCCAGGTGAACTGCTGCACGAGGACCTGAACCTGGAGCTGCCGGGTCCGGGCGTCGGGGCGCCCCAACCGGTAGGCGGGGTTGTCGCGCGGGGTGACCCGGAACTTGAACACGCCGGGATTGTAGAGCGAGGTGCTGAACCGCGGCGTGTCGTGACTGGCCGTGAGGTTCATCATGGCCCGGTAGTGGGCCGGGGGGATCCCGCGGGCAATGGAGTCCAGCGCGTGCGCGTAGCCCGACGGGGTCAGCGCGGGTTCGGCCTGGGCCAGAAAGCTCCGGGTCGGCGCGAACCACCGATAGTGCATCACCGCGTCGAAGACGTCACCCTGGAGCCACGGGGCGGGGTCGTACATCCGGGGCCAGTCCTCGAACCAGACTTCGCCCACCAGGTACGCCTCGGGATTGATGCTCCGCACGAAGCGCCGGTAGTCGCGCCAGAATCCCAGCGGCACCATTTCCGCGACGTCCAGCCGGAACCCGTCGATCCCATCGGACGGATCGCCATCGCCGTTGGGGTCGAGCCACCGCCGGCTCACGGCGTAGACCAGCTCCCGCACCTCCGGCACGAGGTTGCCCTCGATGGCGCCATGGGTCCGGCCCTCCGGGCGCCCCACCTTCTTCCACTCCGGGAGCGAGGGCACGCCGACCCAGCCACGGTAGCGGAACTCGTTGGTGTCGGGGGTGGCCGGATCATCGAACTGCTGCACCTCGTACCAGTCGGCGTAGCGTGAGGCGCGCTGCTTCGCGACCAGGTCCTGCCACGCGGGGAAGTTGACGCCCGTGTGGTTCCACGAGTAGTCGAGGATGATCCGCATCCCCCGCCGGTGCACCTCCGCCACAAGCCTGAGGAAGAGGCTGTCCGCCGCGGTCCACCCCCAGCTGGCCGGGTCGCCGAAGTCCTCGGCCGCCATCCGCGCCGCGTCGCCGCGCGGGTCGGGGCCGAAGTTGCGGTCCACGTGCTGGTAGTGCGCCGCGTCGTACTTGTGCAGCGAGGGCGCGTCGTTGATCGGGTTGAGGTAGAGCGCGGTGATGCCGAGGGCCTGCAGGTAGTCGAGCCGGTCGAGGAGGCCCTGCAGGTCGCCGCCGTACCGGCGCCACTGGGCCGTGCCATAGAAGTCCTTCCCGGTGGCCCGGGCCCACGGCTCCTGGCGGTACCAGTCCGCGGTCCACGGCGTCACCTGCCAGCCGGCCGGCGCCGGATCGGGGGAGAAGCTCCGGATGTCCTCCAGCGTCGGGTCGTTCACCGGGTCGCCATTGCGGAATCGCTCCACGAAGACCTGGTACCAGATAGCGTCGGCGGCCCAGGCGGGCGCGGCGAGATCGGGCGTCGCGGCGGCCGGGGGCGCGGGCTCGCGGGCGCAGGCCGTGAGCAGGGTCAGCAGGGCAAGGAAACGGAGGGGAAACCGATGCACGGGGGTCTCCATTGCTGGTGTCTCAAGGGGAAGGCCTGCCTCAGATCACGTGCTGGGCCCGGAGCTCCTCGAGGCCCGCGGCGTCGATACCCAGCTCCGCGAAGAGCGCGGCGGTGTGCTCGCCCAGCTCCGGGGCGGGGGTGCGGATCTGGCCGGGCGTGCCGGTCAGCCGCGGCGTGACGTTGTGCATCTTGATGGTGCCGAGCTTCGGGTCGGGGACATCCACGAAGACCTCGCGCGCCAGGATGTGCTCGTCGGCCACCAGCTGGCTCACGTCATACACCGGCGCGGCGGTGATGCCGGCGGCCTCGAAGAAGGTCACGTTCTCCTCCAGCGTGCGGGCGCAGATGAAGCCGTCGATGATCCGGTCCAGCTCGTCGACGTGCGCGATGCGGTCGGAGTTGGTGCGGAAGCGGCGGTCGCGGATGAGCTCCGGCTTGCCGATCGCCTCCATGAGCCGCTCGAACATCGGCTGCATCGAGGCGGAGACGGCCAGGAATCGCCCATCCCGCGTGTGGTAGACGTTGCGGGGCGCGCTCACCTGCAGGCGGGAGCCGATCCGGATCGGGATCTCTCCGGTGCGCTGGTACACCGCGGCGTCGGGGCCCACGATCGAGATGAGCGGCTCCAGCAGCGAGAGGTCCACCACCTGCCCGGCCGCGCCGTGCTGCTCCCGGGCCCGCACGGCGGTGACCACCGCGAAGGCGCCGTAGGTGCCGGCCACCATGTCAGCCAGGGCCACGTTGGGGAGCACCGGCGGATGCCCGGGGAAGCCGGTCTTGGCCGCGAAGCCCGACATCGCCTCGATCAGCGTCCCGAAGCCCGGGCGGGTGCGGTAGGGCCCGGTCTGCCCGAAGCCCGAGATCCGCACGATGATCAGCTTCGAGTTGCGCGCCAGCAGCTGGTCCGGGCCGCAGCCCATCTTCTCCAGCGTGCCGAACTTGAAGCTCTCCACCAGCACGTCGGCCTTCTCCACCAGCCGCAGCAGCAGCGCCCGGCCCTCGGGAAGCCGCAGGTCCAGGGTGAGGCTGCGCTTGTTGCGCGCGTAGACCTTCCAGAAGAGGCTCTCGCCGTTGGCCGCCTTCCACTCGCGCAGCGCGTCGCCGGTGCCGGGGTCCTCGACCTTGACCACGTCGGCCCCGAAGTCCCCGAGCAGCAGCGTCAGCATGTTCCCGGCCACCAGGCGGGAGAGGTCCAGCACCCGGATGCCGGCCAGCGGCAGCGTGCCCCCGGCGGGCGCGGCGTCCTGGGCGGTCGATTCGGTCGTCATGACGGCTCCGGCAGAACGTGAAGATCCTGCAGCATGGGCCGGTCACGCGCGCCGCGGCCCGGTCGTGTCGGCGAGGCCCGGCGCACCGGGCCAGGCCGCTAGATGTACTGCTGGAACAGCAGCATCGCCACCGTGGTGGCCCCCACCAGCAGGGCGATCGTGCGGCTCTCGGCGGCGTCGTACGCCTCGGGGAGGATCTCGATGAGGACCATGTACACCATGGCTCCGGCGGCGAAGCCGAGCCCCACCGGCAGCGCCGGCCGCACCCGCTCCACCAGCAGGTAGGCCGGCAGGGCCATGAGCGGCTGCGGCAGGGACGAGAGGATGGACCACCCCGCGCACGCCCACAGCGAGATGCCCCGGGGCCGCATCACGGCGGTGATCGCCAGGCCCTCGGGAATATTGTGGATGGCGAGCGCCACCGTGATCGCGATCGCCAGCGATTGCCCGCCGCCGAAGGACACCCCCACCGCCACCCCCTCGGCAAAGGAGTGCACGGTCATCACCACCACCAGCAGCAGCATCCGCCGAGCCCCGGCCCCCGTGAGCGAGGCAAACTCGATCTCGTGGCCCTTGAGCAGCCACTGGGTCACGAGGATGAAGAGCACCCCCGTCGCGGCCCCCACGAACGTGCGGGTGGGTCCGTGATGCACCCCCTCCGCCAGCAGGCCCAGACTGGCCCCGAGCATCAGGCCCGCCGCGATCGCGTTGGCCGCCGCGACGGTCCGCCCGGAGAGCTCCGTGATGAACCGGAACGGGAGGGCGCCCAGCCCGGTGGCCAGCGCGGTCACCAGGGCGCTCAGGAAGACCACCCACAGCACCGGCAGCCCCAGCATCGGCGTCAGCCCCCGCCACCCATCAGGGCCACGATCCCGGCCGCGATGCTCGCCACCACGGCAATCGCGGTGCGGCCCGCCAGCCGGTAGCTCTGCGGCAGCAGTTCGGCCACGATGAGGTAGAGCAAGGCGCCGAAGGACGCGCCCAGCAGCCAGGGGAGCGCCCCCGGCACGGCCGCCACCAGGTAGATCACCGAGACCGCCACCAGCGGCTGGGTGGTCCGGGCCAGGACCGCCATCCCCGACGCCGCCCCGGCGCGCCAGCCCCGGCGGGTGAGGAGGGCCCCCAGCACGGCGCCCTCGGAGACGTTGTGGATCGCGAAGGTGAGCAGGAGGAACCGCGCCAGCGGGTCGCTCACCCCCGCCGCCGCCCCGATGGCCACCCCCTCCGCCGCCGAATGGAGCGCGCTGGCCAGGATCTCCCCGGCATCGGTGTCGGCGGGGGCAGAGAGGCGGGCGGTCGCCGCCGCCTCCCCGGCGCGCGCCACGGGACCGGAATCGGCCAGCCGGATGGCCAGGAGCCCCACGAACGCCCCGAGCAGCGTGGCGGCCGGCGCCCGGGCCTGCCCGGCGGCCAGGAGGACGTAGCCGATCCCGAGCATCAGGCCTGCGGCCGCGGCCGTAGCCCAGCCCACGGCGTGCCGCGAGAACCAGCTCCAGGTCCCCAGCAGCGCCCCCGGGCCGGCCGCCAGGGCGGCGGCGAGGCCCCACAGGAAGAGCGACTGGGTCTCCATCGGGGTCGGCGTGATCGGGGGCCTGCCGGGTCAGAAGGGCCTGCACCGTCCGGGGTGTGGCAGGGGAAGGTAGCGGTGACAGGGTGAAGCGAAAGTGAACCGGCCCGGGAGACGACGCAGGGGCGGAGCGCGAGGCTCCGCCCCTGCGGGCAGGTCCGGATGGGGGCGGGGCGCTACTGCACCGCGTTCATCATGTCGAAGATCGGCAGGTACATGGCCACCACCATGCCACCGACGATCACGCCGAGGACGACGATCATCATCGGCTCCATCAGCGAGAGCAGGGCGCTGACCGCGACGTCCACTTCCTCATCGTAGAAGTCGGCGATCTTGGAGAGCATCTCGTCGAGGCCGCCGGTCTGCTCGCCGACGGCGATCATCGAGATCACCATGGGCGGGAAGACCTTGGACTTCTCCAGCGGGCCGGCGATCGTCTCGCCGCCGGCGATCGAGTTGCGCGACTCCATCACCGCGTCGTGGATGACGCGGTTGCCGGCGGTCTTGGCGGTGATCTCCAGGCCGTCGAGGATCGACACGCCGGAGCTGATCAGGGTGCCGAGCGTCCGGGTGAAGCGGGAGACCGCGGACTTGCGCAGCAGGTCGCCCAGCACCGGGGCGTTGAGCAGCATCTGGTCGATCTGCTTCTGGCCGTTGGGCGTCTTGTAGTACGACCGGATGGCGTAGACGATCCCGATGATGATCAGGATCAGGGCCCACCAGTAGCTGATCAGGAAGTCCGACATCGCGATCACGATGCGGGTGGGGAGCGGCAGCTCCATCCCGACGCTGGCGAACATCTTCTGGAAGGTCGGGATGACGAAGATCAGCAGCACCGCCACCGCGATGCCGGCCACCGACATGATGACGCCCGGGTACACCATCGCGCCCTTGACCTTCCGGATGAGCGCGTCGCTCTTCTCGAGGAAGGTGGCCAGGCGGAGCAGGATGGTGTCCAGGATGCCGCCGGCCTCGCCGGCGGCCACCATGTTGACGTACAGCTCGGTGAACGCCTTGGGGTGCTTGCTGAAGGCGTCGGCGAGGGTGTGGCCGCTCTCGACGTCGAAGACCACCTGCTTGGTCACCTCGGCCAGGGA encodes:
- a CDS encoding type II secretion system F family protein — protein: MPVFEYTARNAATGQIMKGTLDVPSRDDVLKHIKQQKMIVVNVREQPKQLSLSFGKKGIRTRDIVIFTRQFATMINSGLPLVQSLDILARQTENPSLAEVTKQVVFDVESGHTLADAFSKHPKAFTELYVNMVAAGEAGGILDTILLRLATFLEKSDALIRKVKGAMVYPGVIMSVAGIAVAVLLIFVIPTFQKMFASVGMELPLPTRIVIAMSDFLISYWWALILIIIGIVYAIRSYYKTPNGQKQIDQMLLNAPVLGDLLRKSAVSRFTRTLGTLISSGVSILDGLEITAKTAGNRVIHDAVMESRNSIAGGETIAGPLEKSKVFPPMVISMIAVGEQTGGLDEMLSKIADFYDEEVDVAVSALLSLMEPMMIVVLGVIVGGMVVAMYLPIFDMMNAVQ
- a CDS encoding CoA transferase, whose product is MTTESTAQDAAPAGGTLPLAGIRVLDLSRLVAGNMLTLLLGDFGADVVKVEDPGTGDALREWKAANGESLFWKVYARNKRSLTLDLRLPEGRALLLRLVEKADVLVESFKFGTLEKMGCGPDQLLARNSKLIIVRISGFGQTGPYRTRPGFGTLIEAMSGFAAKTGFPGHPPVLPNVALADMVAGTYGAFAVVTAVRAREQHGAAGQVVDLSLLEPLISIVGPDAAVYQRTGEIPIRIGSRLQVSAPRNVYHTRDGRFLAVSASMQPMFERLMEAIGKPELIRDRRFRTNSDRIAHVDELDRIIDGFICARTLEENVTFFEAAGITAAPVYDVSQLVADEHILAREVFVDVPDPKLGTIKMHNVTPRLTGTPGQIRTPAPELGEHTAALFAELGIDAAGLEELRAQHVI
- a CDS encoding ZIP family metal transporter, producing MLGLPVLWVVFLSALVTALATGLGALPFRFITELSGRTVAAANAIAAGLMLGASLGLLAEGVHHGPTRTFVGAATGVLFILVTQWLLKGHEIEFASLTGAGARRMLLLVVVMTVHSFAEGVAVGVSFGGGQSLAIAITVALAIHNIPEGLAITAVMRPRGISLWACAGWSILSSLPQPLMALPAYLLVERVRPALPVGLGFAAGAMVYMVLIEILPEAYDAAESRTIALLVGATTVAMLLFQQYI
- a CDS encoding GxxExxY protein, producing MSLVEHDTNHLSQATIGAAIEVHRHLGPGLLESSYQACLGRELELRGISYEREVVLPLEYKGERLAKCYVIDLVVGGTLLVEIKAVERLMPIHTAQLITYLRLKGLSAGLLVNFHVEQLVRGVRRVLL
- a CDS encoding alpha-amylase is translated as MAPRLPTLGLILAGAALTTACQRPARPAAEPATTVPATTPAAARYWNSATIYFLLTDRFANGDTANDHALGRTRDGALLRNFDGGDLAGVRQRIESGYFDSLGVTALWLTPFVEQIHGSVDEGTGKTYGYHGYWARDWTAVDPALGTREELKALVDAAHQRGIRVLMDAVINHPGPVTPQDPAWPADWVRTEPQCRYDSYASTTDCTLVPTLPDIRTDRDSAVALPPALADKWRAEGRLAQEEAGLEAFFRRTGYPRAPRYYLIKWLTDWVRDFGFDGYRLDTAKHFGEAVSAELKREASLAYEDWKRAHPAEVLDSLPFYMVGEVYGYGPGGGRAYDFGDRTVDYFAFGFDALINFAFKAEAHGSLDSLYTRYASALQGGDLAGVALLNYVSSHDDGGPYDPAREDPLGAGTRLLLAPGGAQVYYGDELARPLQVPGANGDANLRSPMNWPDLASGGRAATTLEHWRRLGRFRRAHPAVGAGAHQTLQASPFIFSRTLDADRVLVALDQPAGRKTIQVFGLFADGTTLTDGYSGQQATVTGGTVTLTTPDRLLLLSR
- a CDS encoding alpha-glucosidase C-terminal domain-containing protein; its protein translation is MHRFPLRFLALLTLLTACAREPAPPAAATPDLAAPAWAADAIWYQVFVERFRNGDPVNDPTLEDIRSFSPDPAPAGWQVTPWTADWYRQEPWARATGKDFYGTAQWRRYGGDLQGLLDRLDYLQALGITALYLNPINDAPSLHKYDAAHYQHVDRNFGPDPRGDAARMAAEDFGDPASWGWTAADSLFLRLVAEVHRRGMRIILDYSWNHTGVNFPAWQDLVAKQRASRYADWYEVQQFDDPATPDTNEFRYRGWVGVPSLPEWKKVGRPEGRTHGAIEGNLVPEVRELVYAVSRRWLDPNGDGDPSDGIDGFRLDVAEMVPLGFWRDYRRFVRSINPEAYLVGEVWFEDWPRMYDPAPWLQGDVFDAVMHYRWFAPTRSFLAQAEPALTPSGYAHALDSIARGIPPAHYRAMMNLTASHDTPRFSTSLYNPGVFKFRVTPRDNPAYRLGRPDARTRQLQVQVLVQQFTWTGAPHIWNGDEVGMWGADDPDERKPMLWADLTYEDEAADPLGRTRRRDPVAADTALLRTYRELIALRKAHLRLWVDGATRWLVTDDRRGVLAYGRTLAGEEAIVAFNASDVAVEIAVPAAGDYRAIFPVEDKVVTVSDSLRGVLPAHGARVWVRE